The Pyrus communis chromosome 9, drPyrComm1.1, whole genome shotgun sequence genome has a segment encoding these proteins:
- the LOC137744508 gene encoding putative F-box/LRR-repeat protein At1g56400, with amino-acid sequence MLLDSKCDYNSRKRKENKYDYNLADRISELTDELLVSLLTLLPLKEAAATSILSKRWQYVLASTRTLNFDAGKTLCSLIDLNREEREQKICKYVDWVNSVVEQHTWPNVEQFRVAFDLDDRFSNSINKWIQFALKKKAQVLELDFSEDGVYRRRKPCYQFPHELLGIERGSTTLCSPDPLLCRLSSFEPPQIFEELLSATISLFSRPDAHSAHHSAHQGRRLISLFSLFVRHFLSNQTGKTTH; translated from the exons ATGCTG CTCGATTCAAAGTGTGATTACAACTcgagaaagagaaaagaaaataagtacGACTACAACTTGGCAGACCGAATCAGTGAGTTGACAGATGAACTTCTTGTTAGTTTACTGACCCTCTTGCCGCTAAAGGAAGCAGCAGCTACCAGTATCCTTTCTAAGCGATGGCAGTATGTGTTGGCATCTACAAGGACTCTTAACTTTGATGCTGGGAAAACATTATGCAGTTTGATTGACCTCAATCGAGAAGAACGAGAACAGAAAATCTGTAAGTATGTTGATTGGGTGAATAGTGTGGTGGAGCAGCATACTTGGCCAAATGTTGAACAATTCAGAGTTGCTTTTGATTTAGATGATAggttttcaaattccattaatAAATGGATTCAATTTGCACTGAAAAAGAAAGCTCAAGTTCTTGAGTTGGACTTCTCAGAAGATGGTGTTTATCGTCGACGGAAACCGTGCTATCAATTTCCCCATGAACTTTTAGGTATTGAAAGAGGCTCTACGACTCTTTGTTCTCCCGACCCATTGCTCTGCCGTCTGTCGTCCTTCGAGCCCCCTCAGATTTTCGAGGAGCTGCTGAGCGCCACCATCTCTTTGTTCTCCCGTCCCGATGCCCACTCAGCCCACCACTCAGCCCACCAGGGAAGACGACTCATCTCTTTGTTCTCTCTGTTTGTCAGGCattttctcagtaaccaaacaggGAAGACGACTCATTAA